A segment of the Georgenia sp. M64 genome:
CGCTGTAGCCGCTGGGGGCAGACGTGTCCTCGACCTCGAAGGGCGGGTAGGGCACGTCGGAGCAGGCGGTGAGGGTGCCGTCCGAGACGAGGTCGAAGCCGCCGGCCTCACCCTCCGCGGCGGGCGTGTCCGCCTCGCCGCCGCCGCAGGCGGCGAGGAGGGTCGCGGCGGCGAGCACGGTGAGACCGGTACGGAGCTGACGTGCGGACATGTGGGGGGTACCTCCCGGTCGGTCCAACGGGGCTGGCGCCCATGGAACCACGCTGGTGTTGCTCGGACGTTTCGGCGTGACCGTCCCGCGCGGGGGCCGCGACGCGCAGCGCATACTACGTGCCGCGCCGGGACCCCGCGCGGGCGCTCGGAATGTGGGCGGAAGGAGCGCGCGTCGTGGACGCGCGAGGGCGATGACATCCTTTGCCGGTGCTCACCCTCTCCGCCGGCGCCTCGACCGTCCTGGCCGTCGGCGCCCTGCTCGTCGGGCTCGCCAAGACCGCGGTGCCCGGTGCCGGGACCATCTCCGTGGCGCTCTTCGCCGCGGTGCTTCCGGCGAAGGCCTCCACCGGCGCGCTGCTGGTCCTGCTCATGGTCGGTGACCTCTTCGCGCTGTACGCCTACCGCGCGCACGCCGACCTCGCGGCCCTGCGCCGGCTCGTCCCGACGGTGCTGCTCGGTGTCGTCGCCGGGACCGCGTTCCTCCACCTCGCCGGCGACGGCGTGGTGCGGCGGGTCATCGGCGTCATCCTCCTGCTCCTGCTCGCGGTGACGCTGTGGCGCCGTGCGCGGGAGGGCCGGCCCGGCGGCGCCGCCCGGACCGACGGTGCGGGCCGGACGGGTACCGACGGCGAGCCGCGGGCGGCGGACGAGACCGGTCCGGCACGGCGGGCCGGGCGTGCGGCGCGCGGTCTGCGGTCCGGCGTCTACGGGGTGCTCGCCGGCTTCACGACGATGGTCGCGAACGCCGGTGGTCCGGTGATGTCGATGTACTTCCTCGCCTCACGGTTCCCCATGCGGACCTTCCTGGGCACCGCCGCGTGGTTCTTCTTCGCGGTCAACCTCGCCAAGACGCCCTTCTCGGTCTCCCTGGGTCTCATCACGGGCGAGTCGCTGGTCCTCGACGCCCTGCTCGCCCCGGCGGTCGTGGTCGGCGCGCTGCTGGGCCGGAGACTCGTGCGGCACATGAACCAGACCCTGTTCGACCGGCTGGTCGTCCTCCTCACCGCCGGCTCGGCGATGTACCTCCTGGTGTGAGCTCAGACGCCGAGGAGCCGGGCGAGCTCGTCGGCGTCCGCGGCGACGGCGCGGGCGCCGTCGGCCTCCTCGGGCCGGCCGTAGCCCCAGCGCACGAGGATCGTCCCGACGCCGTGGTGGGCGGCGCCGTCGACGTCGTGGTGACGGTCGCCGACCATGACGACGCCGGACAGGTCGGCCCCGGCGAGGCGCAGCCCGGCGAGCGCCTCGGCCACGACGTCCGCCTTGGAGCTGACCCGCTCGTCCGGCGAGGCGCCCTCGATGACGGTGAAGTACCCGTCGAGCCCCACCCCGGCGAGGATCTCGCGGGCGAGGAGCCGGACCTTGGACGTCGCCAGGGCGAGCGGGACGTTCGAGGCGTGGAGCCGGGCCAGGAGGTCCTCGATGCCGGGGTAGACGCTCGCCTCGAGCATTCGCGCGGCGTAGCGGCCCCGGTAGTCGTCCACGAGGGGCGTCGTCTCCTCCTCCGGCAGCCCGGTGAGCACGTGGAACGTCTCGCGGATCGGGGGCCCGACGAACCGCACGAGGGTCGCGGGCTCGTGGTGGCCGTACCCGTTGGCGTCCAGGGTCTCGGCGAGCGATCGGGTGATGACGGGGGCGGAGTCGGTGATGGTGCCGTCCAGGTCGAGGATGACGGCGGTGGGGGCGTCGGTGCGGTCGGTGGCCATCAGGGGCCCTCCTCGGGTTCGGTGTCGGTGGGCAGGTGGGCCTCGTCGCCGCGGTCGCGGGCCCGCAGCGCGGGCACGGCCGCGACGCCGGCGAGGACCGCGACGGCGCCGCTGCCGGCGACGACGACGAACCCGCCGTGCGAGCCGGCCGCGTCGATGACCGCGCCGGCGGAGGAGGCGCCCAGGGAGACGCCCACGTTGATCGCGGTGCTCAGCCAGGTCAGCCCCTCGGTGAGGCGCCGGCGCGGGACGATGTGCTGGACCATCGTGTTGCCGTTGATGATTGTGGGGGAGATCGCGAAGCCGGTCACG
Coding sequences within it:
- a CDS encoding HAD hydrolase-like protein; this translates as MATDRTDAPTAVILDLDGTITDSAPVITRSLAETLDANGYGHHEPATLVRFVGPPIRETFHVLTGLPEEETTPLVDDYRGRYAARMLEASVYPGIEDLLARLHASNVPLALATSKVRLLAREILAGVGLDGYFTVIEGASPDERVSSKADVVAEALAGLRLAGADLSGVVMVGDRHHDVDGAAHHGVGTILVRWGYGRPEEADGARAVAADADELARLLGV
- a CDS encoding sulfite exporter TauE/SafE family protein, which translates into the protein MPVLTLSAGASTVLAVGALLVGLAKTAVPGAGTISVALFAAVLPAKASTGALLVLLMVGDLFALYAYRAHADLAALRRLVPTVLLGVVAGTAFLHLAGDGVVRRVIGVILLLLLAVTLWRRAREGRPGGAARTDGAGRTGTDGEPRAADETGPARRAGRAARGLRSGVYGVLAGFTTMVANAGGPVMSMYFLASRFPMRTFLGTAAWFFFAVNLAKTPFSVSLGLITGESLVLDALLAPAVVVGALLGRRLVRHMNQTLFDRLVVLLTAGSAMYLLV